A single genomic interval of Lucilia cuprina isolate Lc7/37 chromosome 2, ASM2204524v1, whole genome shotgun sequence harbors:
- the LOC111685241 gene encoding uncharacterized protein LOC111685241 isoform X2, protein MADSGGRQYQKLPPGWDCKYDQTTGNCYYINYITKAMQLEDPRSTRYRPLQNERCSNESIAMHSFHGPGGSPYHVYPTNNMPAMRAFQTPNSSLHHMSTSPLLTSSRTQLINDMSPIPVPKSQFAQAPRTVNMSRRSTIQETSFTNQIDTDAVVHKIQNMFPTASENHIRLLLKKYYNREAVVISALQVEKHPVTMPGPYVTPPAQRHLFHSNSAIHMTPPSRRFDTGSHLRGLDYTCYSRTASPVPPGRLGSVISINSGGHGIMGHMAVPPYQASPRFGDQMRCSPKPHSSPKMKLRYMKTIFPKADETLLLDVLANSDNNVQKASEKLLTLGYIKKDFAPPPKLTNRPQNEMNGGVKPTVEDEIKIIPLRPKEYTEEEKEAINLKLKEKYPQIVDHILVMALESVNYAEDRAMQILQIVKEEEEQQKQKTPKLTHTTIVDYKQDELDGLGPISGRVSRHSHRDQTDAATDKLCKDFKSLMGRIQTNGPNASLAKGANEGLLLADYVTWNGANPDFCQGQRNLANGADSNMRSERAYKAFGHNADLCKGPQSSLAKGSIYTQQNTANANKSIDIICN, encoded by the exons ATGGCCGATTCCGGTGGCaggcaatatcaaaaattaccTCCCGGATGGGATTGCAAATATGACCAGACGACCGGAAATTG TTATTACATAAATTACATAACCAAAGCGATGCAACTTGAAGATCCACGCTCTACACGTTATCGCCCTTTACAAAATGAACGTTGTTCCAATGAATCTATAGCCATGCAT TCTTTCCATGGACCAGGCGGTTCGCCATATCATGTCTATCCAACTAATAATATGCCAGCAATGCGAGCCTTCCAAACACCAAATTCTAGTCTTCACCATATGTCTACCAGTCCACTGTTGACATCTTCCAGAACACAATTGATTAAT GATATGTCTCCAATACCCGTACCCAAATCCCAATTTGCTCAAGCTCCTCGTACAGTCAATATGTCGAGACGATCAACCATACAGGAAACATCTTTTACAAATCAAATTGATACCGATGCGGTGgttcataaaatacaaaatatgtttccaACTGCAAGTGAAAATCATATAAGATTGCTACTCAAAAA ATATTATAATCGTGAAGCTGTTGTTATCAGTGCTTTACAAGTCGAAAAACATCCAGTCACTATGCCCGGGCCATACGTTACACCACCAGCTCAACGTCATTTATTCCACAGCAACTCGGCCATTCATATGACACCACCATCACGTCGTTTTGATACTGGTTCACATTTACGTGGCCTTGATTACACGTGCTATTCGCGCACCGCCAGTCCAGTACCACCAGGTCGTCTTGGTAGTGTCATTAGTATAAATAGTGGTGGCCATGGTATTATGGGCCATATGGCTGTGCCACCATATCAGGCCTCGCCACGTTTTGGTGATCAAATGCGTTGCTCACCGAAACCGCATTCGTCGCCAAAAATGAAATTGAG ATATATGAAAACCATATTCCCTAAAGCCGATGAAACTTTATTACTGGATGTTTTAGCCAATTCCGATAATAATGTACAAAAGGCTTCCGAAAAATTGCTTACATTaggttatattaaaaaagattttgcaCCTCCACCAAAACTTACCAATCGACCACAAAATGAAATGAACGGTGGCGTGAAGCCAACAGTAgaagatgaaattaaaattatacctTTACGACCCAAAGAGTATACGGAGGAAGAAAAAGAGGCCA TCAATcttaaacttaaagaaaaatatcctCAAATAGTTGATCATATATTGGTAATGGCTTTGGAATCGGTTAACTATGCTGAAGATCGTGCTatgcaaattttacaaatagttAAGGAGGAggaagaacaacaaaaacaaaagactccAAAGCTAACGCATACAACAATTGTGGATTATAAACAAGACGAACTTGATGGCTTAGGCCCAATATCGGGTCGTGTTAGTAG GCACTCCCATAGAGATCAAACAGATGCCGCTACAGACAAACTATGTAAGGATTTCAAATCTTTAATGGGTCGCATACAGACAAATGGTCCCAATGCCAGTTTAGCAAAAGGAGCAAATGAAGGTTTATTGTT ggCTGATTATGTCACTTGGAATGGTGCAAATCCTGACTTTTGTCAAGGTCAAAGAAATCTAGCAAATGGTGCCGATTCTAACATGCGCTCGGAACGTGCTTATAAAGCCTTTGGTCATAATGCAGATTTATGTAAAGGACCTCAATCGAGTTTGGCCAAGGGCAGTATTTATACACAACAAAATACGGCTAATGCCAATAAATCAATCGATATTATAtgcaattag
- the LOC111685246 gene encoding 60S ribosomal protein L13 — MGKGNNMIPNAHFHKWWQRHVKTWFNQPARKIRRRNNRIKKAKEVFPRPAAGPLRPVVRCPTIRYHTKLRAGRGFTLEELKGAGLTAGFAKTVGIAVDRRRKNKSIESRQRNIQRLKEYKSKLILFPINEKKIRKGESSLEECKLATQLVGKVMPIKKEEPTIEFREVTKDEKKFKAFATLRKARSDARLVGIRAKQARENAENEENAKKK; from the exons ATGGGTAAGGGAAATAATATGATTCCAAATGCTCACTTCCACAAGTGGTGGCAACGTCATGTTAAGACCTGGTTCAACCAGCCCGCCCGCAAGATCCGCAGGCGCAATAACCGCATTAAGAAAGCCAAGGAAGTCTTCCCCCGTCCCGCTGCTGGTCCCCTCCGTCCCGTAGTCAGATGCCCCACCATCCGTTATCACACCAAATTGCGTGCTGGTCGCGGTTTCACTTTGGAAGAATTGAAG GGTGCCGGTCTTACTGCTGGTTTTGCCAAAACTGTTGGCATCGCTGTTGATCGCAGACGCAAGAACAAATCCATCGAATCCCGTCAACGCAATATCCAACGCTTGAAGGAATACAAGAGCAAATTGATTCTCTTCCCCATCAATGAGAAGAAGATCCGCAAGGGTGAATCTTCTCTTGAAGAATGCAAGTTGGCCACCCAACTTGTTGGTAAGGTTATGCCTATTAAGAAGGAAGAACCCACCATTGAATTCCGTGAAGTTACCAAGGACGAGAAGAAATTCAAGGCTTTCGCTACTTTGCGCAAG gcTCGTTCTGATGCTCGTCTTGTTGGCATCCGTGCCAAGCAAGCCCGTGAAAACGctgaaaatgaagaaaatgcCAAGAAGAAGTAA
- the LOC111685243 gene encoding uncharacterized oxidoreductase YjmC-like, whose translation MSSVGEKPKLVKVEEARRFMIDCFRAVNVPQEHAEQQADLLVAADYRGHFSHGMNRLEMYLNDLTINATNGTALPTILKETPSTAWVDGNNGLGAVVGNFCMDLAIKKAKQVGVGWVCAKNSNHYGMAGWYPMRAMKEGLVGMSMTNTSPLMAPTRSKVAALGTNPLSLGVPAKDDQFLLDMATTAVALGKVEIQRRKGESLPHGWALDTHGNETTDAEVAFQAGCLMPLGGAEINSGYKGYGLAALVDILSGVMAGASYSTKLRKWTDVDPNSTADLGQVFIAVDPNCFAPDFEERMTDFNGRLRSCEPTDHEKPVLVHGDKESMTMKAVDAAGGIQYLPNQLQTCESISQRFHVKPLSFV comes from the exons atgtcGTCAGTTGGGGAGAAGCCAAAATTGGTGAAGGTTGAGGAAGCAAGACGTTTTATGATCGATTGTTTTAGGGCCGTCAATGTGCCACAAGAACATGCCGAACAACAGGCCGATTTATTGGTGGCAGCCGATTATCGTGGTCACTTTAGTCATGGCATGAACCGTTTAGAAATGTATCTCAATGATTTGACCATTAATGCTACAAATGGTACTGCTCTCCCTACAATTCTTAAAGAAACTCCTTCAACTGCCTGGGTAGATGGTAACAATGGTCTTGGTGCCGTTGTAGGCAATTTCTGTATGGATTTGGCCATTAAGAAGGCTAAGCAAGTAGGTGTTGGTTGGGTTTGTGCAAAGAACTCAAATCATTATGGTATGGCTGGCTGGTATCCCATGAGAGCCATGAAAGAAGGTTTGGTAGGCATGTCCATGACCAATACCTCTCCCTTAATGGCTCCTACCCGCTCTAAAGTAGCTGCTTTGGGTACAAATCCCTTATCTTTGGGAGTTCCCGCAAAGGATGATCAATTTTTGCTTGATATGGCTACTACAGCTGTAGCTTTAGGTAAAGTTGAAATACAACGTCGTAAGGGCGAGTCTTTGCCTCATGGTTGGGCTCTAGATACACATGGTAATGAAACTACCGATGCTGAGGTGGCCTTTCAAGCAGGCTGCTTAATGCCTTTAGGTGGTGCAGAAATCAACTCTGGTTATAAAGGTTATG gTTTGGCTGCTTTAGTAGATATCTTATCTGGTGTTATGGCAGGTGCCAGTTATTCCACCAAATTGCGTAAATGGACTGATGTTGATCCCAATTCTACTGCTGATTTAGGTCAAGTTTTCATTGCTGTTGATCCTAATTGTTTTGCTCCTGATTTCGAAGAAAGAATGACCGATTTTAATGGTCGTTTGCGTAGCTGCGAACcg ACTGATCACGAAAAACCTGTACTTGTTCATGGTGATAAGGAGTCCATGACAATGAAAGCTGTTGATGCCGCTGGTGGTATTCAATATTTACCCAATCAATTACAAACTTGCGAAAGTATATCTCAACGTTTCCATGTAAAACCTTTGAGTTTTGTTTAA
- the LOC111685241 gene encoding uncharacterized protein LOC111685241 isoform X1, translating to MADSGGRQYQKLPPGWDCKYDQTTGNCYYINYITKAMQLEDPRSTRYRPLQNERCSNESIAMHSFHGPGGSPYHVYPTNNMPAMRAFQTPNSSLHHMSTSPLLTSSRTQLINDMSPIPVPKSQFAQAPRTVNMSRRSTIQETSFTNQIDTDAVVHKIQNMFPTASENHIRLLLKKYYNREAVVISALQVEKHPVTMPGPYVTPPAQRHLFHSNSAIHMTPPSRRFDTGSHLRGLDYTCYSRTASPVPPGRLGSVISINSGGHGIMGHMAVPPYQASPRFGDQMRCSPKPHSSPKMKLRYMKTIFPKADETLLLDVLANSDNNVQKASEKLLTLGYIKKDFAPPPKLTNRPQNEMNGGVKPTVEDEIKIIPLRPKEYTEEEKEAINLKLKEKYPQIVDHILVMALESVNYAEDRAMQILQIVKEEEEQQKQKTPKLTHTTIVDYKQDELDGLGPISGRVSSKPLTSILKSTDANLRKEIISNPVNPEFKDDKTDTTTSNNNNNDNEIIIPSVSSILKLSSVTMSTKSILDRYRTNNKISANDFIRGTYPVTAILWDKLSLHSRDKSDTLKHSHRDQTDAATDKLCKDFKSLMGRIQTNGPNASLAKGANEGLLLADYVTWNGANPDFCQGQRNLANGADSNMRSERAYKAFGHNADLCKGPQSSLAKGSIYTQQNTANANKSIDIICN from the exons ATGGCCGATTCCGGTGGCaggcaatatcaaaaattaccTCCCGGATGGGATTGCAAATATGACCAGACGACCGGAAATTG TTATTACATAAATTACATAACCAAAGCGATGCAACTTGAAGATCCACGCTCTACACGTTATCGCCCTTTACAAAATGAACGTTGTTCCAATGAATCTATAGCCATGCAT TCTTTCCATGGACCAGGCGGTTCGCCATATCATGTCTATCCAACTAATAATATGCCAGCAATGCGAGCCTTCCAAACACCAAATTCTAGTCTTCACCATATGTCTACCAGTCCACTGTTGACATCTTCCAGAACACAATTGATTAAT GATATGTCTCCAATACCCGTACCCAAATCCCAATTTGCTCAAGCTCCTCGTACAGTCAATATGTCGAGACGATCAACCATACAGGAAACATCTTTTACAAATCAAATTGATACCGATGCGGTGgttcataaaatacaaaatatgtttccaACTGCAAGTGAAAATCATATAAGATTGCTACTCAAAAA ATATTATAATCGTGAAGCTGTTGTTATCAGTGCTTTACAAGTCGAAAAACATCCAGTCACTATGCCCGGGCCATACGTTACACCACCAGCTCAACGTCATTTATTCCACAGCAACTCGGCCATTCATATGACACCACCATCACGTCGTTTTGATACTGGTTCACATTTACGTGGCCTTGATTACACGTGCTATTCGCGCACCGCCAGTCCAGTACCACCAGGTCGTCTTGGTAGTGTCATTAGTATAAATAGTGGTGGCCATGGTATTATGGGCCATATGGCTGTGCCACCATATCAGGCCTCGCCACGTTTTGGTGATCAAATGCGTTGCTCACCGAAACCGCATTCGTCGCCAAAAATGAAATTGAG ATATATGAAAACCATATTCCCTAAAGCCGATGAAACTTTATTACTGGATGTTTTAGCCAATTCCGATAATAATGTACAAAAGGCTTCCGAAAAATTGCTTACATTaggttatattaaaaaagattttgcaCCTCCACCAAAACTTACCAATCGACCACAAAATGAAATGAACGGTGGCGTGAAGCCAACAGTAgaagatgaaattaaaattatacctTTACGACCCAAAGAGTATACGGAGGAAGAAAAAGAGGCCA TCAATcttaaacttaaagaaaaatatcctCAAATAGTTGATCATATATTGGTAATGGCTTTGGAATCGGTTAACTATGCTGAAGATCGTGCTatgcaaattttacaaatagttAAGGAGGAggaagaacaacaaaaacaaaagactccAAAGCTAACGCATACAACAATTGTGGATTATAAACAAGACGAACTTGATGGCTTAGGCCCAATATCGGGTCGTGTTAGTAG CAAACCCTTAACCTCAATCTTAAAATCAACCGATGCCAATTTACGCAAAGAAATTATAAGCAACCCAGTAAACCCAGAATTTAAAGACGATAAAACGGATACAACGactagtaataataataataacgatAACGAAATCATAATACCATCTGTAAGCTCAATTTTGAAACTCTCATCGGTTACCATGTCCACAAAAAGTATTTTAGATCGTTATCgtacaaacaataaaataagcGCTAATGATTTTATACGTGGAACTTATCCAGTAACAGCTATACTTTGGGATAAACTATCCCTACATTCTCGAGATAAATCCGATACGTTAAA GCACTCCCATAGAGATCAAACAGATGCCGCTACAGACAAACTATGTAAGGATTTCAAATCTTTAATGGGTCGCATACAGACAAATGGTCCCAATGCCAGTTTAGCAAAAGGAGCAAATGAAGGTTTATTGTT ggCTGATTATGTCACTTGGAATGGTGCAAATCCTGACTTTTGTCAAGGTCAAAGAAATCTAGCAAATGGTGCCGATTCTAACATGCGCTCGGAACGTGCTTATAAAGCCTTTGGTCATAATGCAGATTTATGTAAAGGACCTCAATCGAGTTTGGCCAAGGGCAGTATTTATACACAACAAAATACGGCTAATGCCAATAAATCAATCGATATTATAtgcaattag
- the LOC111685241 gene encoding uncharacterized protein LOC111685241 isoform X3 has protein sequence MADSGGRQYQKLPPGWDCKYDQTTGNCYYINYITKAMQLEDPRSTRYRPLQNERCSNESIAMHSFHGPGGSPYHVYPTNNMPAMRAFQTPNSSLHHMSTSPLLTSSRTQLINDMSPIPVPKSQFAQAPRTVNMSRRSTIQETSFTNQIDTDAVVHKIQNMFPTASENHIRLLLKKYMKTIFPKADETLLLDVLANSDNNVQKASEKLLTLGYIKKDFAPPPKLTNRPQNEMNGGVKPTVEDEIKIIPLRPKEYTEEEKEAINLKLKEKYPQIVDHILVMALESVNYAEDRAMQILQIVKEEEEQQKQKTPKLTHTTIVDYKQDELDGLGPISGRVSSKPLTSILKSTDANLRKEIISNPVNPEFKDDKTDTTTSNNNNNDNEIIIPSVSSILKLSSVTMSTKSILDRYRTNNKISANDFIRGTYPVTAILWDKLSLHSRDKSDTLKHSHRDQTDAATDKLCKDFKSLMGRIQTNGPNASLAKGANEGLLLADYVTWNGANPDFCQGQRNLANGADSNMRSERAYKAFGHNADLCKGPQSSLAKGSIYTQQNTANANKSIDIICN, from the exons ATGGCCGATTCCGGTGGCaggcaatatcaaaaattaccTCCCGGATGGGATTGCAAATATGACCAGACGACCGGAAATTG TTATTACATAAATTACATAACCAAAGCGATGCAACTTGAAGATCCACGCTCTACACGTTATCGCCCTTTACAAAATGAACGTTGTTCCAATGAATCTATAGCCATGCAT TCTTTCCATGGACCAGGCGGTTCGCCATATCATGTCTATCCAACTAATAATATGCCAGCAATGCGAGCCTTCCAAACACCAAATTCTAGTCTTCACCATATGTCTACCAGTCCACTGTTGACATCTTCCAGAACACAATTGATTAAT GATATGTCTCCAATACCCGTACCCAAATCCCAATTTGCTCAAGCTCCTCGTACAGTCAATATGTCGAGACGATCAACCATACAGGAAACATCTTTTACAAATCAAATTGATACCGATGCGGTGgttcataaaatacaaaatatgtttccaACTGCAAGTGAAAATCATATAAGATTGCTACTCAAAAA ATATATGAAAACCATATTCCCTAAAGCCGATGAAACTTTATTACTGGATGTTTTAGCCAATTCCGATAATAATGTACAAAAGGCTTCCGAAAAATTGCTTACATTaggttatattaaaaaagattttgcaCCTCCACCAAAACTTACCAATCGACCACAAAATGAAATGAACGGTGGCGTGAAGCCAACAGTAgaagatgaaattaaaattatacctTTACGACCCAAAGAGTATACGGAGGAAGAAAAAGAGGCCA TCAATcttaaacttaaagaaaaatatcctCAAATAGTTGATCATATATTGGTAATGGCTTTGGAATCGGTTAACTATGCTGAAGATCGTGCTatgcaaattttacaaatagttAAGGAGGAggaagaacaacaaaaacaaaagactccAAAGCTAACGCATACAACAATTGTGGATTATAAACAAGACGAACTTGATGGCTTAGGCCCAATATCGGGTCGTGTTAGTAG CAAACCCTTAACCTCAATCTTAAAATCAACCGATGCCAATTTACGCAAAGAAATTATAAGCAACCCAGTAAACCCAGAATTTAAAGACGATAAAACGGATACAACGactagtaataataataataacgatAACGAAATCATAATACCATCTGTAAGCTCAATTTTGAAACTCTCATCGGTTACCATGTCCACAAAAAGTATTTTAGATCGTTATCgtacaaacaataaaataagcGCTAATGATTTTATACGTGGAACTTATCCAGTAACAGCTATACTTTGGGATAAACTATCCCTACATTCTCGAGATAAATCCGATACGTTAAA GCACTCCCATAGAGATCAAACAGATGCCGCTACAGACAAACTATGTAAGGATTTCAAATCTTTAATGGGTCGCATACAGACAAATGGTCCCAATGCCAGTTTAGCAAAAGGAGCAAATGAAGGTTTATTGTT ggCTGATTATGTCACTTGGAATGGTGCAAATCCTGACTTTTGTCAAGGTCAAAGAAATCTAGCAAATGGTGCCGATTCTAACATGCGCTCGGAACGTGCTTATAAAGCCTTTGGTCATAATGCAGATTTATGTAAAGGACCTCAATCGAGTTTGGCCAAGGGCAGTATTTATACACAACAAAATACGGCTAATGCCAATAAATCAATCGATATTATAtgcaattag
- the LOC111685250 gene encoding uncharacterized oxidoreductase YjmC-like, with protein MIVRRNRTVLLFWNSIDILKFQHRQMSTLEEKPKLVKVEESRRFMIDCFKAANVPQGHAEQQADLLVAADYCGHFSHGMNRLEMYLNDLSINSTDGAARPTILKETPSTAWVDGKNGLGAVVGNFCMDLAIMKAKQVGVGWVCVKNSNHYGMASWYPMRAMKEGLVGMSMTNTSPFMAPTRSKVAALGTNPLSLGVPAKNDQFLLDMATTAVALGKVEIQRRKGESLPPGWALDDNGNETTNAELAFQSGCLMPLGGAEINSGYKGYGLGALVDILSGVMAGSNYSTQVRKWTHAGSNTVADLGQVFIAVDPNCFAPNFEERMTDFNHRLRDCEPTDPEKPVMVHGDKECMTMKAVDAAGGIQYLPNQLQTCESLSQRFNVKPLSFV; from the exons ATGATTGTTCGAAGAAATCGTACCGTTCTATTATTTTGGAACtctatagatattttaaaatttcaacatagACAAATGTCGACACTTGAGGAAAAGCCAAAATTGGTGAAAGTAGAGGAATCCAGACGTTTTATGATTGATTGTTTTAAAGCGGCAAATGTGCCACAAGGACATGCTGAACAACAGGCCGATTTATTGGTGGCAGCCGATTATTGTGGTCACTTTAGTCATGGCATGAACCGTTTGGAAATGTATCTCAATGACTTAAGCATTAACTCTACGGACGGTGCTGCTCGGCCCACAATTCTTAAGGAAACTCCTTCAACGGCCTGGGTAGATGGCAAAAATGGTCTTGGTGCCGTTGTGGGTAATTTTTGTATGGATTTGGCCATTATGAAGGCTAAACAAGTAGGTGTTGGTTGGGTTTGTGTCAAGAATTCAAATCATTATGGCATGGCTAGCTGGTATCCCATGAGAGCCATGAAAGAAGGTTTGGTTGGCATGTCAATGACTAACACTTCTCCCTTTATGGCTCCTACTCGCTCCAAAGTCGCTGCTTTAGGTACAAATCCGTTGTCTTTGGGTGTTCCTGCAAAGAATGATCAGTTTTTGCTTGATATGGCTACTACAGCAGTAGCTTTGGGTAAAGTTGAAATCCAACGTCGTAAGGGTGAGTCGTTGCCCCCTGGTTGGGCCTTAGATGACAATGGTAATGAAACTACTAATGCTGAGTTGGCCTTCCAAAGTGGCTGCTTAATGCCTTTAGGTGGTGCAGAAATCAACTCCGGTTACAAGGGTTAtg GTTTGGGTGCTTTAGTAGATATTTTATCTGGTGTTATGGCTGGTTCTAATTACTCCACTCAAGTGCGTAAATGGACTCATGCAGGTTCCAATACTGTTGCTGATTTGGGCCAAGTATTTATTGCTGTTGATCCTAATTGTTTTGCTCCTAATTTCGAGGAAAGAATGACAGATTTCAATCATCGTTTACGTGACTGCGAACCT ACTGATCCTGAAAAACCTGTTATGGTTCATGGTGATAAAGAATGTATGACAATGAAAGCTGTCGACGCCGCTGGTGGTATCCAATATCTACCAAATCAATTACAAACTTGCGAAAGCTTATCTCAACGTTTTAATGTCAAACCATTGAGTTTTGTTTGA